Genomic DNA from Desulfurivibrio alkaliphilus AHT 2:
TGCCGGTCTACCGGATCTTAAACGAGGTCACCGCTTTGCTGGAAAGCCGAGGCGGGGCACGCCACCTGCCGCCGACCCTGCCACCAACCGCTGGTGATGCCGTGACCACCCTTTTTTCCGGCCTGGCCGATCTCTGGCTGACCGGTGGTCTCGACCCCGCCATCCAGCCGGTGCTGGCAAAGCTTGACCGGCGGGCCAGCGCCAACGGCTACCACTGGCTGGCCGCCGGCTACCGGAGCCTGCTGCAGGCTGCCTCCCCAAGGCCACTCCGACCGGCCACCAAAGACCAACCGGCAGCGCAGAACAGCCGGCCGGCCGCCACTATCCCGCTGAGCTGGAATATCGGCGCCCTGGTCAAAACCACCGAACCATGGCGCCACGCCGTCATGGCGCTGCAGCACCACGACCCCCGTCCAACGACAAAGGAAAGCCCCCGGCGACTGGCCTGGCTGCTGCGTTACCGGGAAGATTTGGACCACTGTGGGCTCCGACCGCTATTTCAGCAACGACGGCCGGACGGCACCTGGAGCCGGGGCCGCCCGGTGGCCCTAAACCGGCTGCTCGCCCTGACCGAAGGAAACCCTGACAGCCGCCACCGTCCGTTACCAGCCATCGATCAACTGCCGCTTTCCCCACGGGATCAGGCCATCTGCCATTGCCTGGCCCGCGGCGGCTCGACCCTAAGCGGCGGGTTCCACGTTCTCCCCCAACCGGACCTGCACCTGCTGGTCGGTCACCCCCATCTTTATCTGGCCGGCGCCGGCCACCAGCCTCTCCGGCTGGAGCACGGCCAACCTACCCTGCTCATCGAACCGGAGCCGCCCCAAAACCTGCGCCTGCGCCTCCACCCCTTCCCCCCCCCTACCGGCCAGACGCTGCACCGCCGGGATGAAACTTGTCTCCAGATCATTTCCAGTCCCCCGGCATTGCGGGAGTTAGCCGCCTGGCTTGGCCCGGAGGGGGTGAGCCAACCCCGGCAGGGCAGCCAGCAGCTGCTTGCCCTGTTGCGCGAACTGCCACCGGATCTAGCGGTATTTTCCTGCCTCGATCTGCAGTTGCCGCACAGCGAAACCATGGCGCCGAACAATCGGGTAATCGTGCAATTTTTCCCCGCCTCCTCAGGCTTGAAGGTACGCCTGCGGGTTCGCCCCCTGGGCCCCGATGGCCCCGAGCTTAACCCCGGCCACGGCCCGCCCCTGCTCTGGGCCGGCATCAGTGGCCGCCGCTACCGCCTGCGCCGCGAACTGGCCGAAGAAACCGACCGGGCCCAAAAACTGGCGGCGTACTGCAAGCTGGACTGGAAGAGGCAACAGAGCAACGACCCGGCCGGCCCCGATCCCGCCACCTGGACCTTGACCTCCCCCCAAAGCTGCCTGGAGTTTTTAAACCGGCTGCAGGAAATTTCCCCCCCGGTGCCCCAGGAGTGGCCGGCCGGCCGGGGTTTTTCGCTAAGCCCCACCATTGAGTTGCAGCGATTGCAACTTAAGATCAGCAAAAAAAACGACTGGTTCGCTTTAAACGGCGCTTTGCAGCTGGACGACGGTCTGGTGCTGGAACTCTCCTCGCTGCTGCGCACCACCAAGCGAGGCAAGGGGCGGTTCATTCCCCTCGGGCATGGCCGCTTTCTCAGCTTAAGCAACGAACTTAAGCGTAAAATAGATGAGATCGAGGCTTTTGCCGAGCTCCACCGGGGCGAGATCAGGCTGCACCCTTTGGCCGTGCGGCTGTTGCTCAACGCCGAAGAACCCCAGGTGCCGGGCCAACGGCCGCAGGTATCCACCGATGGGCACTGGCAGGACTTCCTGACCCGGCTGGAGCAGAACCGCACCCGGCAGGACCCGCCACCGACCGGCCTGAAAACCCGACTGCGCCATTACCAACTGACCGGCTACCGCTGGCTGCGCCAGATGGCCGACCTGCAGCTAGGCGCCTGCCTGGCCGACGACATGGGCCTGGGCAAGACCATTCAGGCCCTGGCCCTGTTGCTGGCCCGGTCCAATCAAGGGCCCGGCCTGGTGGTGGCCCCCACCTCCCTGTGCCTTAACTGGCAGGCCGAAGCCCACCGCTTTGCCCCGGGGCTGAGACTGATCCACTACAGCGGCCGCAACCGCAGCCAGTTACTGACGCAACTGGGGGCCGGCGATCTGGTGGTCTGCAGTTACGGCATGCTGCAGCGGGACGCCGGGGTTATCGGTGCCGTTCACTGGCACACCATTGTGCTGGACGAGGCCCAGGCCATCAAAAATTTTCTGGCCAAACGCTCCCGGGCGGCCATGCAGTTGCAGGGTGACTGCAAGCTGATCACCACCGGCACCCCGCTGGAAAACCATCTCACCGAACTGTGGACCCTGTTTCGTTTCATCAACCCCGGCTTGCTGGGCAGCCTGGAACAGTTCAGGAAAAAATTCATCATCCCCATCGAGCAGCACGGTGACCAGCAGGCCCGGCAACGACTGAAAAAACTGCTCACCCCATTCATTCTGCGCCGGCTCAAGAACGAGGTATTGCAGGAACTGCCGCCGCGCACCGATATCACCCTGCAGGTCAGCATGCACCGGGAGGAGGCCGCCTTGTATGAGGCCTTGCGCCGGCAGGCCAGGGCAACCTTGAAAAACGGCGCCAACCGTGACCGCCCCGGCGCCCCGCTGCAGGTGCTGGCGGAAATCATGAAGCTGCGGCGGGCCTGCTGCCACCCCCGGCTGGTGTTGCCGGACAGCACCATGCCCGGGGCCAAGCTGGAACTTTTGACCAAGGTGGTGGCGGAACTGCTGGAAAACCGACACCGTATCCTGGTTTTCAGCCAGTTTGTCGACCACCTGGCCATCGTCCGGCAGTATCTGGATGAACAACAGATCAGTTATCAGTATTTTGACGGGGCCACGCCGGCCCGCGTTCGCCAGCAGCGAGTCCGGGACTTTCAGGCCGGCCGGGGAAAACTGTTTTTGATCAGCTTGCGGGCCGGCGGCCTGGGGCTCAACCTTACCGCCGCCGATTACGTGATCCACCTTGACCCATGGTGGAATCCGGCGGTTGAAGAGCAGGCTTCCGATCGGGCCCACCGCATCGGCCAGGACAAACCGGTTACCATCTACCGCCTGATTACCACCGGCACCATCGAAGAAAAGATCCTGGCGATGCACCAGCAAAAACGACATTTAGCCGCAGAGTTACTGGACGCCACCCGTTCCGGCCCACCTCGCAGTTACGATGAACTGTTGGCTCTGCTGGAAAAATAGGTAAAATTACTGATAGCACTTCAAGCGCCGGACAACCACCGGTTGGAGCGCGCCACCAGGCAAAATAAGGAAAAACATGATTGGAAAGCTGCAATTAAGCCTTAGCTGTAAGTTGATCGTCGGCTGCGTTTTGACCCTGCTGATCACCATGAGCATCACCTTCTACCTGATCAGCCTCCGCCAGGAGCGGTTGATCGTGCAACAGGCGGAGAACGAGGCCCGGACCATCTTTCGCCAAATCATCGTCACCCGTAAATGGGTGGCCGACCATGGCGGGATTTTTGTCCGCCAGACATCTCAGCAACCCTGGATCAGGCCCTCCCCGTTTATGGTCAATGCCGACATCACCGACCAGCTTGGCCGGCGCTATCTGCTGCAAACCCCGGCCATGGTGACCAAGGCCCTGGCCGATTACGCCAAGGAGGAAGAAACCTACTGGTTTCGTATCACCAGCCTCAATCCGGTAAACCCCGCCAACCGCCCCGATGAAACCGAACGGGCCGCACTTGAGGCCTTCAGCCGTGAAGAAATCGACGAATTGATGGTCATGGAGACCATCAGCAGCGATGTCTACCTGCGCTACATCTCCCCACTCTACATTGACAGGGTCTGCCTGGATTGCCACGGCAACTACCGGCTCAATGAGGTCCGCGGCGCCATCAGCGTCGCCGTGCCGCTCAGCGAGACCTTCGCCGAGGCGGCCCGGAACCGGCGCCTGCTGTTTGCCTCCATGGGCCTGGTGGTGATGGTCCTGAGCGGTTCGCTGCTACTGATGATCCGCCACCTGGTGCTCACCCCCATGCAGACCCTGGCCACCGCCATGACCCGTTATTCCCGCAGCGGACACGCCGATGATGCGGTGGTGCTGCAAACCGGTGATGAGCTTGAAGCCCTTTCCCACTCCTTTGCCAGCATGGCCGGCAAACTCAGCGACTATCACCACAATCTGGAAGACAAAATCCAGATCGCTACCCGTGATCTGGAACAGAGCAACCGGCAACTGCTGGAGGCCAACCGGCTGCTGGCCGCCACCAATCTCCGGAAATCGGACTTTATCGCCCGAGCCTCCCACGAGTTACGCACCCCGCTGACTTCAGTCAAAGGCGGCATGGAATACCTGACGGCCAAGCTCGCCAGCCTGGACCGGGATACCGGCCAGGCCTGCAACCGCGACGAACTGCTGGACTTTCTCAAGCTGATCCGCAACAACACCGACCGGCTGATTCGCATGGTCAACACCATGCTGGACATTGAGCATATCGAAATGGGCACGGTCTCCTCCCTTAATATCCGGGATTTCGACCTGGCCCTGATCATCTGGGAAAGCCGGGAGGAACTGGCCCTAACCGCCGCCGGCAAAGACATTGAGCTTACCATCCAAGGACCGCAGACCATGATGGTGCGGGCCGATGAGGACCGCATCCGGCAGGTGCTGACCAACCTGCTGGCCAATGCCGTCAAGTTCTCCCCAACCAACTCAGCCGTGCAACTCTGTTTCCGCCAGGATCAGGAAGTAACGCTGGTGGAGGTACTGGATCGGGGGGCGGGGATCGAGCCCGGACAGGAAGAGAAGATCTTTGAGAAATTTTATCGCTTGGGCGACAAGGAAGGCAGCGGCCTGGGGCTGGCCATCTGCCGCAGCATCATCGAGGCCCATGGCGGTCACATCGGCGCTGAAAACCGCCCCGGAGGCGGGGCCCGGTTTTATTTTCAGCTGCCATCCCGGTAATCGCCGTGGGCCGGCAGGAGGAGGCAACCTTACATTATTTTAGCAATTTTAAGAAAAATGTGTTTAATTAAGATTGTTTGTCGACTTTGAGCAAGTCGTAGAGACGCCAAAAGTAGTAACCGGCAAGCTGAAAATTGCCGGTTACCGGGCGCCGGTCGCCCCTTACGGCAACGCCCGACCGCACCTCACCTACACCGCCGCTAACGAGAACCGCAAAACATGGAAGAAAGCGCCGCAACCTCAACCCTGCTGGCCATCGACGACGACCAGGACATTCTCAAGGTACTCAAGGCCAACCTGGAACTGCATGGCTTCAAGCTGGTTACCGCCACTTCCCTGACCGAGGCCCGCCAGGTCCTGGAGTCACTCCAGCCGGACCTGATTATTCTTGACTTGATGCTGCCCGACGGCGACGGCCTGGAGTTCTGCTGCTCTCTGAAGTCGATTCATCCCCAGTTGCCGATTATCATGCTCACTGCCCGGGACAAGGTCTCCGACAAGGTGGTGGGGCTGGAACTGGGGGCCGATGATTATGTGGTCAAGCCTTTTGAGACCAGCGAGTTGCTGGCCAGGATCAAGGCACGGCTCAGGTCAAGCCCGGGAGGGGCCCCCAATCCGGTGATCCGGGCCGGCGAGTTGGAAGTGGACCTGCGTAACCAGACGGTTAGCGTCAACGGCCAGGAGATTTATCTGACCGCCAAGGAGTTCCAGCTGCTGGCCTGCCTGGTGGAAAACCGCAACAACCTGGTAACCCGGGATGAGATTCGCAAAAGGCTGTGGCGCGACTCCAAAATCTATTCCTGGAGCCGGGTGATTGATGTGCACATTCAGCACTTGCGCCAAAAAATCGAAAAGACCCCCTCCCGCCCCCGCTTTATCATCACGGTACCGGGCCGGGGCTACCGTTTTGCCGAAGAGTAGCAGCGGAAGCTGCTACGGTACGGTTAGAAACTCCACCTCACCGCTAAGCTCATAACGGCCGTCGACCAGGAAGTAATCCAGGCTCTGCCCCCGGGCCGACACTTCGTCTCCGCTGATCTCGACCCCTACCCGGCTACTCACCCGCCCCTCCCGTTCATAATAATTCAGGGCCTGGGTGCGAAGAGAAAAACCGTCGGCATCAAGCAGTCTTACATTATCTTCCAGCTCCAGTACCGCCAACGCCTGATCATAACGGCCGTGATCGGCGTCAATCCAGACCTGCTCCGCTTCGTCCCGAAAAAAGACGGCCTCCACCCCGGTCAGGAAAAACCCCTCTCCCCCGGCACCGGAGCGCAAATCACGGCTGTTAGCCCGCCACTCCAGGGTGCCATCGATTTCCTGGGCAAAGCGGACCTGCTCCATGGTGAAGTGCTGTTCCTCCGTCGGCCGGCGCTCTCGCACCTCATCATCACCAACCGGCACCGGCGGCGGGGCTAAAAAATCGCTCAACCGCGCCCCGTAAAGCGGCCAGCCCAAGGCCAGCAACAGGGGCAGCAGCCAAAGCAGGTTGCGCATTCCGTGCATCATCTGATCAGTTTTAACCGGCTCAATTAAGGTGTAATCGCAAAAACACACCAAGCGGGTTGGTCGGTAAGGCGAGAGCAATTAGTTACAAAGCGTGCCCAGTCGGCGGCCGTTGCCAACCTAGCGGGCATAATCGGCCAGCAGTTTATCCCGCATGCCCCGGGCTTCGATGATCAGCTCGCAGACCTCACGCACCGCCCCGCGGCCACCGGCGGCGCGGGTGACGTAATGGGCCGCCGCCCGCACTTCGGCCACCGCGTCGGCCACCGCCACGGCCAGGCCGGCCCGCAGCAACAGAGGGAGATCGAGCCAGTCGTCGCCCACGTAGGCCACCTGCTCCGGCGCCAGCTTTTCCGCCGCCAGCACCTGCTGCCAGACCTCAAGCTTTGCTCCCCGGCCCTGGTAAACGTGACGCAGCTGCAAATCCTCGGCCCGGCGCCGCACGGTCTCGGAGGTTCGGGCGGTAATCAGCCCGGTTTCCACCCCGGCCTCCCGCAACAGCCTGATGCCCAGCCCATCGCGGGTGGAAAAGGACTTCATCTCGTAACCTTCCGGCCCGTAGACAATGGTGGAATCGGTCAAAACGCCGTCAACATCAAGCAGCAGCAGTTTAATTCCGGCCGCCTGCGGCAGGCAGTTTTTCCAGGCATAACTCCGCTCCGGCCCGCCGGCGCGTTCCAGGGAACGCTGGCGCAAGCCCTGGGTAATCTCGCAATCGGAGGGGTAGTGTAAGCGGTTACGGGGTGCTACATTACCGCTTTGGGGGGTGGTGTGATCCGGGCCTGCCATGACTGTCTCCGGGGCCGGCCGCTAGACAGCGGCGCTCAGTTGATGAATGGCCAAGACCTGGCGCAGGAGTTCTTCCACCTGGTCCAGGGGCCAGGAGTTGGGGCCGTCACAAAGGGCCTGCCGGGGGTCGGGATGGACCTCCATGAACAGGCCGTCAATGCCCACCGCCGCCGCCGCCCGGGCCAGAGTCGGCACAAAACGGCGCTGGCCACCGGATCTATCGCCGGCGCCGCCGGGCAACTGCACGCTGTGGGTGGCATCGAAGATCACCGGGCTGCCCAATTGGCGCAACAGCGGCAGGGAACGCATGTCGACCACCAGGTTGTTGTAGCCGAAACTGCTGCCCCGCTCGGTGAGCAGCACCCCCCCGGTACCGGCGGAGCGAACCTTGGCCGTGGCCGGGGCCATATCCCAGGGGGCAGCGAACTGGCCTTTTTTAACATTAACCGGCTTGCCGGTTTGTGCCGCTGCCACCAGCAGATCGGTCTGGCGGCAGAGGAAGGCGGGAATCTGCAGTACGTCGAGTACCGCGGCGGCGGCCGCCGCCTGCCCGCTTTCATGGACATCGGAGATCAGGGGCAGATCAAATTCACGGCCGATGGCCGCCAGCATGGCCAGCCCTTCCGCCGGCCCCGGCCCCCGGTATGATTCCAGTGAGGTCCGGTTGGCCTTATCAAAGGAGGCCTTGAAGATCAGGTTAACCCCCAGGCGGGCAGAGACTTCCTTGAGATGGCCGGCAATTTGGCGCATGATCGACTCGGACTCGATCACGCAGGGGCCGGCCAGCAGGGTCAGGGGTTGCCCCGGCCCGATCCGGAAACGCCCGGCTATCTCAACCGGCTGTATTACCGAAGCCATGTTGCCCGGCTCAGCCATGTTGCCCGGCGTCCTGCTGGTGAGTCAGGGCCGCCCGGATAAAGGCGGTAAAGAGCGGATGCGGCTGCATGGGGCGAGACTTGAATTCCGGGTGAAACTGGCAGCCCAAGAACCATGGATGATCGGCCAGTTCAACAATTTCCACCAGCTTATCATCCGGTGAGGTGCCGCCGATCACCAGCCCTTTGTCCGCCAGCGGTTGGCGGTATTCGTTATTGAACTCGTAGCGGTGCCGGTGACGCTCGTTGATCAACTCTTCACCGTAGGCATCCATGGCGTTGGTCCCGGGCTGCAGCCGGCAGGGATAACTCCCCAGCCGCAGGGTGCCGCCCAGATCGGTGGCCTCATCGCGCACCTGCACCTGGCTGGTCCGATAGTCGTACCATTCTTTGATGAAGTAAATCACCGGGTGGGGGGTTTTGGGGTTGAACTCGGTGCTGTCGGCATCTTGCAGGCCGGCCACATGGCGGGCAAACTCGACGGTGGCCAGCTGCATCCCCAGGCAGATCCCGAAAAACGGCACCTTCTGTTCCCGGGCATAACGGATGGCTAAAATCTTGCCGGCCACCCCGCGACCGCCGAAGCCGCCGGGCACCAGGATGCCATGACAACCGGCCAGCAGGGTGGCCGCCCCTTCCAGGCCGTGGGCTTCAATATCTTCGGCACTGACATAACGCAGCACCACCCGGGCGTCATTGGCCACGCCTCCGTGCACCAGGGCTTCATGCAGGCTTTTATAAGACTCCTTCAGCTCCACATATTTGCCGATGATGGCGATATTGACTTCCGAGGCAGGATTTTTGATCTTTTCCACCAGTTCGCTCCATGGTTCCAGGCGCGGGGAGCCGGTCCAGACATTGAGCTGCTTGAGGATTTTGTCGTCCAGCCCTTCTTTGTGAAACCACAGGGGCACTTCATAGATGTTGTCCACGTCGCGGGCGGTGATCACCGCGTCCCGCTCGACATTGCAAAACAGGCCGATTTTGGCCTTCAATTCATCACTGAGCGTCGTTTCGGTGCGACAAAGCAGGATATCGGGCTGGATCCCGATGGCCCGCAGTTCCTTAACGCTGTGCTGGGTGGGTTTGGTTTTCACCTCGCCGGCGGTTTTGATGAAAGGCACCAGGGTGACATGCAGATAAAGGGTGTTTTCCCGCCCCAGATCGCTGCGCAACTGCCGGATGGCCTCCAGGAAGGGCAGCGATTCAATATCGCCGATGGTGCCGCCGATTTCGATGATGGCCACATCCACCTCGCCTTCCAGCTGGCGTACGGCGGCCTTGATTTCATCGGTCACATGGGGAATCACCTGCACGGTGCCGCCCAGGTATTCACCCCGGCGCTCCTTGCTGATCACCGTATGGTAAATGCGCCCGGAGGTGTAGTTGTTGCGCTGGCTCAGGCTCACCGAGGTATAACGCTCGTAGTGCCCCAGATCCAGATCGGTTTCGGCCCCGTCATCGGTGACGTATACCTCGCCGTGCTGAAAGGGGTTCATGGTACCGGGATCGACATTGATGTACGGGTCCAGCTTCTGGAAGGTAATACTCAGGCCCCGGCTTTCCAGCAAGGCGCCGATGGCGGCGGCGGCCAGGCCCTTACCCAGGGAGGAAAGCACTCCGCCGGTGATAAAGATAAACTTGGTTCGCGTTGTCCGTTGGGCAGGTTTCATGGCTCCAGGTTCTGCAACAAATTGGTCGGAGGCGGGTCGGCGCTGCTGCTTGCGCCGATCATCATGCCATCGTACCATTAGCATAATCGCCTCTGGGTGATGGCAACAGGCTGACAGGGGCGGATCGGCAAGCGACGCGGGGTAAGTGAGTAACGGGACACCCCGTGATCGCTTACCCCGTGGACGCTTGCGGCCGCCTTTATCCGGCCGAATATAGCACCAACCGGGCTGGAGGAAAAGCAAAAAGCCGGGACTTTTTTGGCGATGGCGGATAAAGTATCGCCAATTCAGCATCCCACTGAAATCCTACCACCCATTCATTAGGCGCCAACTTTAAGGAAGCATGATGATGATGTCAAACCAGGGTCCTTTTTTTCGGCCATACCACCCCAGCCATGGCTGGCGATTGCTGGGCCTGCTGCTGGTGCTGATGGTTTTGGGGGCCTGTGGCAAACCTCAGGTAATCTCCAGCCCCACCGGCAAGAGCCGGGTGGAAGCACCGCATGATTCTCCGGCCAGAATCCCCCCCACCCAGCGGCCCTACCAGATCCAAGGAACCACCTATTACCCGATTCCTTCCGCCCACGGCTACTCTGAAACCGGCATCGCCTCATGGTACGGGCGCAAGTTCCATGGCCGCCGCACCTCCAACGGCGAGATTTACGACATGCATGCCATGACCGCCGCCCATAAAACCTTGCCCATGGACACCCACCTGCTGGTGGAAAATTTGGAAAACGGCCGGGAAATCACGGTGCGAATCAACGACCGGGGGCCGTTCGTGCGGGGCCGCATCATTGATCTGTCTTACCGGGCCGCCCAAAAACTGGGAATGGCCGAACAGGGCCTGGCCCAGGTAAGAATCACCGCCCTGGGGGCCACCGAGCGTTACGTGGAAGATGGCCAGCTCCAGCAGCGTTTCACCGCCACCCCAGATTTTGAGCATGGTGAATTTTATGTCCAGGTCGGCGCCTTTACGGTGGCGGAAAACGCCACTCGCCTGCGGGACCAATTGCAGGAGTGGGGCCGCACGGCGGTGATCCGGGAATATGACCACGGCGGCAGGCTGTTTCACCGGGTCCAGGTGGCCGCCGGGGATACTTTAAGCGGCGCCCTGCGCCTGGAACGGGTGCTGATCGAAGCGGGATACACCGACGCCTTCGTCGTTGCCCGTTGAAAAAATCGCGTCAGCACCGCATTTTGCGGCGATCGGCCCGGCTTGCGTACCTGGGGTACGCGGCGCCGGGCCGCTTGCCGCAACCTGCGGCACTGACGCGATTTTTTTACTTGGCCCAGTGATGCCGCGATTTTTCCCTTGCTCCATGATGCGTGCTTATGTGGTGCCCCGTTTGGATTTCTTTGCCGGCGGGAGGCGGTGGCTTACTGTTTTGGGTGGGCTACTTGCCAAACGGCCTTGGGATACTTATGTTCTTGCCTGAATTGTTTCGGTTGAATTAATTATCTGTTTTTAGCTAAGGACTGATCGGGATATGGATTACTACAAGGCTTTGGGGGTTGGGCGTTCGGCCAGCCCGGAAGAGATTAAGAAGGCCTATCGCAAGCTGGCCCTTAAATATCACCCGGACCGCAACCAGGGCAACAAGGAGGCGGAAAACCGCTTTAAGGAGATCAGTGAAGCCTACGCCGTGCTCAGTGACCCGGAAAAGCGCAAGCAGTACGACACTTTCGGCGCCGACGGTTTCCAGCAGCGCTACTCCCAGGAAGACATCTTCCGCAACGCCAACATCAACGACATTCTGCGGGAGTTCGGCATCAACCTGGGCGGTGGCCGGGCCACTTTTCACGGCGGCATGGGCGGCGGGCCCAGTTTCTTCGACGAGCTGTTCGGGGTCGGCGGAATGAGCGGCATGGGGGGCCAGGCCCAGGATTTCCGCCACTTCCAGCAGGATCCGCGCCGGCAGCAAATGGTTAAGGGCAACGACTTAAGCCTGGAGTTGCCGGTGACCCTGGAAGAGGTGCTGCACGGCAGCGAAAAGACCATTTCCTTGGGGCATGGGGGCAAAAGCGACAAGGTCTCGGTGAAAATCCCCGCCGGGATCGAAGACGGCAAGAAGTTGCGGATCAACGGCAAGGGCGCCCCATCTCCCATGGCCGGTCCGCCGGGCGATTTATTGCTGCTGATCAGGGTGAAGCCCCACCCGGTGTTCAGCCGGGAAGGCCGGAACCTGGTGGTGGATCAGGAGATTCCCTTAAGCGGCGCCCTGCTGGGCACCGATATCGCCGTACCCACCCTGGAAGAACGCCGGCTCAAGGTCAAAGTGCCGGCCGGCAGCAAGCCCGGCGCCAAACTACGCCTGAAAGGTCAGGGGCTGCCGGGCGCGGGTGGGGCCCGGGGCGACCTGCTGGTCCGCCTCAACCTCAAAATGCCCGCCAAATTAACCGCGGACCAGCGCGAACTGGTTAAAAAACTGGCAGCAACCGGGCTTTAACAGCCCGCCCGAAACGGACGGTTAACGGCGGTTTTAAAAGCTCACGACTTGACAAAGGCCCGCGGCCCCTGGACCTGCACCCGGTTGCGCCCGCCTTCCTTGGCCACATAGAGGGCCTTGTCCGCCGCACAGATCAGATCCTGCTCACTGAACTCCGGCTGCGGCACCACCGAAGAAACCCCGAAGCTCATGGTAAGCTGCAGCCGGGTGCCCGATTCCGGGTGCTCAACACTCATCTTCTCCACCTCCTGGCGGACGGTTTCAGCCAGGTGCCGCCCCCCTTCCAGGTCGGTTTCCGGCAGCAGGATCACGAACTCCTCCCCGCCAAAACGGGCCGCCAGGTCTGAAGGGCGCATCAGCGGGCTGCGAATCACCGCAGCGATTCTGACCAGGCACTCATCACCCACCAGATGCCCGAAGTTGTCGTTGAACTGCTTGAAGGAATCGATATCACCCAGGACCAGGGTCAGCGGATGCCGGTTGCGCATGGCCCGCCGCCATTCGGTGTGAATGGTTTCCTGGAAGCAGCGACGATTGGCCAGGCCGGTCAGAGCGTCGGTAAGGGAAAGTTCATTAAGCCGGGCGTTGGCCTCTTCCAGTTGCGACTTGACCCCCAGCAGTTCCCGCACCTTGCGATCCAACTCGGCGCTCTTTTGGGCCAGCAGTCGCTGCTGGCGGTCCAACTGCAGAAAGATCTCCACTTTGCTGCGCAGAATATGGGCATTGATGGGCTTGAAGAGATAGTCCACCGCGCCGGCTTCATAGGCCTTAAAGACATGTTTGTCTTCCTTGCTGATGGCGGTTACGAAGATGATCGGCAGATGCCTGGTCTGCTTGCGGCCCCGCAACAGGCTGGCGGTTTCAAAACCGTCCATCCCCGGCATCTGCACATCAAGCAGGAGCAGGGCAAAGTCATGCTCCAGCAGCAGGGAAAGGGCCTGTTCACCGGAAGTAGCGGTGACCAACTGCGCCTCCATCCCTTCAAGCAGCCCTTCCATCACCAGCAGATTGGCCGGCTGGTCATCGACAATGAGAATTTTCGGTATACCCGGCATAATCTCAACTTATCCCCAAAAACAAAATATTCACGCCGGCCGGTAAAGGTTGGCCAGAAAACGCCCGATGGCCGGTAACGGCAGCACAAAATCCACTTCGGCGGCCTGGATGGCGGCCCGCGGCATGGTCGGAAATTCAGCCCCGGCCGGATCCTGCACCACCGCCAAGCCACCCCGGCGCTTCACCGCCGCCAGGCCGCGGCTGCCGTCATCGTTGGCCCCGGTCAGCACCACGGCAATCAGGCCGGCGCCATGGACCTCGGCGGCGGTTTCAAACAGCAGATCAATGCTGGGCCGGGAAAAGTTGACCCAATCCTCCAGGGAAAGGGCCAACGAGCCGTCATCCTCCACCAGCAGGTGGTAATTGGCCGGCGCCAGGTAGGCGGTGCCGGCCACCGCCGACTCCTTGTCTTCCGCCTCCTTGACTCGAATGGCGCAGCGCTGATCAAGCCAACGGGCCAGGTAGTCATCGGCATCCCCCCCCAGGTGCTGCACCA
This window encodes:
- a CDS encoding diguanylate cyclase domain-containing protein, encoding MPGIPKILIVDDQPANLLVMEGLLEGMEAQLVTATSGEQALSLLLEHDFALLLLDVQMPGMDGFETASLLRGRKQTRHLPIIFVTAISKEDKHVFKAYEAGAVDYLFKPINAHILRSKVEIFLQLDRQQRLLAQKSAELDRKVRELLGVKSQLEEANARLNELSLTDALTGLANRRCFQETIHTEWRRAMRNRHPLTLVLGDIDSFKQFNDNFGHLVGDECLVRIAAVIRSPLMRPSDLAARFGGEEFVILLPETDLEGGRHLAETVRQEVEKMSVEHPESGTRLQLTMSFGVSSVVPQPEFSEQDLICAADKALYVAKEGGRNRVQVQGPRAFVKS
- a CDS encoding chemotaxis protein CheB, coding for MATKKSEVTGRQVPPYRAVVIGVSAGGMEALREILSRLPADFPLPLLVVQHLGGDADDYLARWLDQRCAIRVKEAEDKESAVAGTAYLAPANYHLLVEDDGSLALSLEDWVNFSRPSIDLLFETAAEVHGAGLIAVVLTGANDDGSRGLAAVKRRGGLAVVQDPAGAEFPTMPRAAIQAAEVDFVLPLPAIGRFLANLYRPA